In a single window of the Zea mays cultivar B73 chromosome 5, Zm-B73-REFERENCE-NAM-5.0, whole genome shotgun sequence genome:
- the LOC103628699 gene encoding E3 ubiquitin-protein ligase EL5 — protein MTQGSDEGAGAAHPSWPSGADADTPVAPTAGAAAAMTLGSILTVAGIFLLFVIFAFALASLQYCFESRRDRDRDARTGRRGGGSRGGGVDPELLRSLPVTVYRAPPQGSYKGRQQGVVLECAVCLAELQDGEEARFLPRCGHGFHAECVDMWLASHTTCPLCRTTVTKPDASPPTPSLALPPVPPEPANYYATASLPATSVLLGVSAGHSAVTMTTDVPPNPSTGSTASMVIEIPDLAAPTPTLTPRDAARSPGSARLRSIRRLWSFGRLGAGATSSCSCAGAGASEGVDLEAWSRV, from the coding sequence CTGCGCACCCGTCGTGGCCGAGCGGCGCCGACGCCGACACACCCGTCGCGCCCACGGCGGGTGCGGCGGCCGCCATGACTCTCGGCAGCATCCTCACCGTGGCCGGCATCTTCCTGCTCTTCGTCATCTTCGCCTTCGCCCTCGCTTCCCTCCAGTACTGCTTCGAGTCCCGCAGGGACAGGGACAGGGACGCACGGACCGGGCGGCGGGGCGGTggtagcaggggcggcggcgtcgACCCGGAGCTGCTGCGCTCGCTGCCTGTCACGGTGTACCGTGCGCCGCCGCAAGGTTCGTACAAGGGACGGCAGCAGGGCGTGGTACTGGAGTGCGCCGTGTGCCTCGCCGAGCTCCAGGACGGCGAGGAGGCCCGGTTCCTGCCCCGCTGCGGCCACGGCTTCCACGCCGAGTGCGTCGACATGTGGCTCGCCTCCCACACCACCTGCCCGCTCTGCCGGACCACCGTCACCAAGCCCGACGCATCGCCTCCGACGCCTTCTTTGGCTCTTCCACCCGTACCGCCGGAGCCCGCGAACTACTACGCCACCGCCAGCTTGCCCGCCACCAGCGTGCTTCTCGGCGTGTCGGCTGGCCATAGCGCGGTGACCATGACCACCGACGTGCCCCCGAACCCATCCACTGGCTCCACGGCCTCCATGGTGATCGAGATACCGGACTTGGCCGCGCCAACGCCGACGCTGACCCCTCGCGACGCTGCCAGGTCACCGGGCTCGGCGAGGCTCAGATCGATAAGGAGGCTGTGGAGCTTTGGAAGGCTAGGGGCGGGGGCGACTTCTTCCTGCTCCTGTGCCGGTGCTGGTGCCAGCGAAGGAGTCGACTTGGAGGCTTGGAGCAGGGTTTAA